The sequence TATCAACCTTATGTTACACAGGTTCCCATTCCTCCCACAACATCATCAGGGATTCCGGATTGGACGAATCATATGAATACAAATTATGATTCTGGAATTCCTTCTGATACATGGTGGGTTTTAGAAAAGAAAACTACTCAATCTAGTCATACAGCAGCTCAACATGGAGCAAGCAGAGTTACAGTAATTTATGAATATCAAGGAGCTCCGTTTGACATTACGAAAACATACCCAGTTCTGACTACTGTTGCTAGTATACCAACAATTGGATCAAAGAATATGAATTCCTTACAAGGAGATTATGGTGTATATTCAGCATCTGTTGTCAGTCTTCAAAATGATGCGACCTCAGGAAAAACAAGGCTTACTGTTACAATTGCACTGATGAGTGAAGTAGATCCTGCATCTGATTATTGGGATGATGTTTCTCTAAATATTTCCTTACTAAAAAAAATGAATTAGATTTTAAACGATTATAATGTTAAATTGTCACTATATACTTTTTAAGTACAAGAGAAAAACTGTAACACGTTAAGATTCATTTTCTTGATTTAACCATCAAACTCTTTACAAAAATCATCAATTTGTATAAAAACATTTGTAATTTGGTCTTTCAAATCCATAGCAGTAATTCGTTTAAATATTTGAATTTCAGAAACTTAAATATACGAATTATTGCTATTTTACACAAATTTCATTTTCTATTCTTATCCCGAACTCAGGTTAGTTGAGTTAATCCGAACAACTTCTTTGCGTATTCACTTAATATCTATAGGGTTTTAATTTCAATACATTTATTTGTAATATCATATTCCAAATAAATTCTATTTTGAATTACAAATGGACAAAGAACAATAAAATTTTCATATTCATGTTGTTTTTCAAATTTAAAATGAGATTATTTAATAATTAAACGACCTCTTTTATTGGATATTATGTGAACTTCATTCACATGCAAATGTCCAACAAACGAAATAGATAGATTATTAAATTTCGGTGACAATATACTTGAATGTACCAAATTATATCTTTGTATAAAATATGGTGTTAATATATTTGAATGTACATAGTCAGAACTGATTAAAACCACGAATTATACTTCATAAATGTTACTTAGTATTTAGTAAATTAAATTAAAGCTCATTTTGTTATAGCTGGTACACCAAAGTATATTGTTATCTAATAAAAATAGTGGAATTAAAATTTGGAGTATTTTATTTTAAAAGGCAAAGTGAAATACATTTTTACAAAGTGCAAAAACCACTATTTTTTTTTATAGAACTAATGGATGCGCAAGAAGAATTTAATGTTATCCGCACTTTATCGTAAAAATACCGTGAATATAAAACATCACAAATCCTATCAAAATGATAAACCTATCTATCAAATTGGAAGGGTCTATTATGTTAGAAAATTTTTTAAACACATATGAATACTTTATAATAGGGCGTTTGTTTACATTTTTTCTTTTTCGGCTGGTAGTTTGATTCTTTTTATTATAAAATAAATTCATAATGAAAATTTCAAACGGAACTCCGAAGATTAAACCTTGGAATATTTTACTAAGCCTATATGGTTTTATAATTATTACAACCATCATCGTTAAAACTTTCAACAACTAAAATCATAATAATGAATTATTAAGAAACCAAAAAGCTTTCAAGAAGCACCTAATATTCTGAGCGATTATACCCTGCATTACAAATATATTTTAAAACAATTTTAGTAATTACATTGTAAATTTGACTTATTTTGTAGCAAAACATATCATGACTGGACAAAATAGCTCAGATTTTCACAAAAAAATATCTCTTGCTGGATCATTAATTGCCATAGGTATCGTATTTGGGGACATTGGCACCTCGCCTTTATACACCTTAAATGCAGTTTTTCATCATAAAATTATCACTGAAGTTATTGCCCTTGGTAGCTTAAGCTGTATTTTTTGGACACTCCTTTTCCAGACCACCATAAAATATGTCCTCATTACTCTGCAGGCTGATAATAAAGGCGAAGGAGGTATTTTTTCTCTATATGCTTTAGTCAGAAGATACAGTGGAAAGTGGCTTGTTTTTATCGCAATGGCTGGTGGAGCATTTTTAATGGCAGATGGAATTATTACACCGCCAATTTCAGTAGCCTCTGCCGTAGAAGGCGTTCAGGCGGTTATTCCTGGATTTAATACAGTTCCGGTAATTATCGGAATTTTAATTGCTTTATTTCTGTTCCAACAATTTGGAACGGATAAAATCGGTAAGGTATTTGGTCCGGCAATGGTAATCTGGTTTGGCTTTATTGGCGTTTTAGGTGCAATGGCTTTGAGCAATAACTGGGATGTTTTAAAAGCATTAAATCCTTATTATGCTTATCAGATGCTGGTCAATGAACCGAAAGGATTCTGGCTTTTGGGAAGTATCTTTCTTTGTACCACCGGTGCTGAAGCTTTGTACAGCGATATGGGACACGCTGGGAGAAACAATATTAGAATTTCCTGGATCTTTATAAAAATTGCTTTGGTTTTGAGCTATGCCGGGCAAACAACCTGGCTTTTAAATCACGTGGGCGAAGAAGTAGGTGACCTGAGTCCTTTTTATCATATCGTTCCGCCATCTATATTCTGGCTCGCTTTAGTGATCGCAACTTTGGCAACTATTATTGCTTCACAAGCCCTAATTAGCGGCTGTTTCACTTTAATCAATGAGGCAATAAGACTTAATATCTGGCCTAAACATTTAGTATTATTTCCGAGTAATGTAAAAGGTCAATTATACATTCCGGCAATTAACTGGTTCCTGATGTGTGGCTGTGTAGGAATGGTTTTATATTTCAAGGAAAGCACTAAAATGGAGGCCGCATTTGGCCTAAGCGTTACACTTACAATGTTGATGAGTACCCTACTCATAAATGCCTATCTAAGGATAAAAAGAGTTCCTATGATCCTGAATGTACTCATTACTGGTATTTTTTTAACCGTGGAAATAAGTTTCTTAATCGCTAACCTTCAGAAAGTAAAAGATGGCGGCTGGATCACTTTGTTGATTGGTTTTTCATTATTCAGTATAATGTATATTTGGTGGAGGGGAAGACAGATAAAATCAGACATTCAATCTCTTGTTAAGCTATCTGATTATATTCCGACCCTGAACAGGCTAAGTATAGATGAGAATATGCCAAAATATGCCACAAATCTGGTATACCTTACAACATCAAACTCTGAAAAGAAGATTGAAAAAACAATCATCGATTCTATATTAAAAATGGGTTTACCGAAACGAGCAGATATTTATTGGTTTGTTCACGTCAATATTCTGGATGAACCTTATGCGCAAAAATATTCTGTGGAAACCATTATTAAAAATGATGTTTATTACATACAATTTGATTTAGGATTTCGTGAAGAGCCTAGAATTGGTTATTATTTCAAACAGGTAGTCAGTGATATGATTGAAAAAAATGAAATTGATGTTACCGACTCTTTAGAGCAGGCTTATCAACAAAATAAAATAGGTGATTTCAAATTTGTAATGATGGACAGTTTTCTTTCTTACGATAATAAAATGCCCCTTTGGAAAAACTTTGTTATGAGATCATATTATAATTTAAGACATTTGTCAATAAAAGACCATATTAATTTTGGGCTGGATAAAAGTCATTTAGAAATAGAACAATACCCGCTGGTTGTGGTTCCTTTTGCCCAAAATAAATTAGAAAGAAAGGAAAGTTAATACAATTTGAAGAGGAAAGACTAATCTCATATTTTCAAGATGAATATATTACTGATAGAAGACGACCAATGAGTAGCCGATCTTAAAAGGAGAGGATTAGAAGAGCATGGCTTTGATGCTGAACTGGCTGTTGATGGACTTTCAGGAAAGACATTAGCTTTAAATACATCTTAGGATCTTATAATTACCGATATCCTGCTACCTGAATTGAATGGTATTATAGACATCAAAATGATAATTTCTAATTCTTTTTATTGTATCATTTTTACTATTTATATAATAAATTTTTGCTTTTGAGATATTTGGCTCACCACAGAAATCCGCTTCAAGAATCCTATTTTCAGGAATTTATAGATATTGTGAAACTTACTTGAGGTTTGTTTAGTTTCACTATCAAAAACAATTGAAAATGGTCTGTTAATATTTTTTGGTAAATAGTAATACACATTTTTTGCATTATTGTCATTACAGGATATAAATAATAAAATAAAAAGACTATTTATTATATTTATCGATTTTAAGATTTTCTTTCGTAACATTGTTCGTAGCTTTTATTATTTCTCCTTTTTGGTTAAACTTAACATTTACATCAAATCTCCCCATCGGTCTATCTGCGTTACTTTGAAGATCTGTCATTGGTCCCAATTTTTATCGCCTTTAGTATCAAAATTAAATAACATAACTCTGTTCCCTGAATTGTCACCGAATATTAGTTCCTGCGATTGTGAATTGATTCCAAATATTGCGATTCAGACAATAAAAACAAACTACCACACGAAAGGATTCGTGCGGTAGCGAGGGTTTTGATAACACAGTTTAATGGCATTTTTTTTTATTCTCTAAAATAAATTTTATAAAAAAAACTCCCACACGAAAATCTTGCGGGAGCGGGAAAAAATTATTTCAAAAATATATCCAAATCTTCATTTACCTCTTGAATTACAAATTTTAATTTTTCATTTTTAACTTGGTTAAATCGATCTTGTATTATTTTTTTATTCATTAAGTTATTATAAATTCTCGCAATATCTCCTATCCCATAAATTGCAGTCCTAGCAATTCCAAAGTCTTCATCGAGTATGTACTCTATACATATTTCTTCCAGCCATTTTTGGTCGTCTATTCCATTAATAGCCCCAATAATAACTTCAATAACATTTTGATTATTCTCCAACATCTTAATCACCTCCGATTTATTTTTATAGTTATAATTTTTGTATTCCATATTACATTAATTTTTCTTAGGAGGTAAGGGTTTACCTTTATGATTAACATCTTTATTTTTAATTAGTACATTTTTCATATCTTGCGAAAGTTCATTCCATTCTCGGGAATGACCATGATAAACATTTTTTCCAGGATGTGTTTTATCAAAAACATTAAACTCATTAGCTTCTGGATCATATCCAATCCTTCTCTCCGTATTAGGGGAAAGCTGATGTGAATTCTCTAAAGATTTTTGTGGATTTGCAGGTTCTTTATTCGCTCTACCATTATTAGTTGCCCCATGTTTAGGACTAGGCTCAAAGATTCTTTTTTCTGAATCATTAGAATTTAAGACTCTATTAGTTAAATTTTTAACAATATCAAAACCTTCTATAGCTAATACTGAAGCGGTTACATACACTCCAATACGAAAATTCCTACTAGGTTCAGTAATTCTATTAAAACCTCGAATTACTTTTTTTTGGTCAAAATCAACGATAGGGAAAGGAGAATAAACATTTCCCTTCTTAAATATTATAATTGGTATACCAGGTCTATAACCACTATTTTGATAACCTTCTACTTGTTTTCCATTAGGATCAATATATTTAATTGGATTTTGATATGTATAGATATAAGGATTAAGATTTCCCAAATAAAATACTCCGCCATTATGCTGACCATCTCCATAAAATTCACTCTCCATCACAGGATTATAAACTGCCAATGGGTCAACACCATACCAAATACTTAATCTTGGATTATAGTATCTTGCCCCATAATAGTATAAACCTGTATCTTCATCCAATTCTTTTGCATTAAACTTAAACGGATTATCATACGATCCATCCATCTGCTCAATCATTGTTTCTCCAAAAGGTAAATTTAGGAAAAATTGTGTTGCCTGTGATTGAGAATTGGTAACAAATGTTGCGGTTTTTAGCAGAAAAGCCAACTCCGAAAAGTTGGTCTTGTTTATTATTTACTGCTCCGAAGTTGCAAACTTCGGATAGCGTGGGGGAGGCGAGTTGACGTCATTAATATTAATAGTACATAATTTAGACAATCAAATAGACAAATAATGAAAATATTTTGCGAAAATTTTCATGCCATTCTCAAATTTTTTATTTATCTCATCAAATTCTAAAGCATCATGTTTTTCAGGGAAAACATAATATTCAAAAGGGAAAATCATTTCTTCAAGCCTTTTGCTCCAATAATTTGAAAGTTCATCTATATTATCTCTATCACCTAAAAAAGTACTATCATCTTTAAATATTGGGATTGTGGGAGCTTCATTTTTATCTACTTTTTCTTTAAACGCCTCTAATCTTGGTAAAATATACTCTGCCAAAGTGTATTTTAAATCATAAATTTCATTATTATTCATTTATTTACTAATTTTTTTAATTACACGATAATGTGTGCTTGTATGCCAAATACTTCCATCACTTCCAGTAAGTATTCTTTCACTATCTCTTGTAGCACCATTTACTCTTTGTTCTGCTGTTGGAGGATTATTGAGATCATATTCTGTATATTTAATATTTCCATTTTTGCCTTTTTTAGGTAAGATTTGAGAGCCGTCTGTTCCATCGTTTCTAAAAAACTTTCCTTCAATTTTTCCAGATTTAATATTGCTTAAAACTCATTAACCCTCCTTAATTTAGCATTATTAAAAACACCTTTCTTTAATGGAGCTAATTCATTTATAATTTTGGTAGTCCTGTTTAATAATGCAAATAGATGGGTACTTGTTTTAATTTCCGACAGACCCATCATCGACAAAGATCTTTCGCTTTCAGATAACTTATTTCCTTGTAAATCAGTTCCAACAATACCTTCCCTTTGCGTCACCAGCAACAGGAACAAAATCTGCTGAATATCCCGCATATTTCATGCTTTCTCGATATCCTCTTTCTACCTGTTTAATCTGATCTTTTGGCACATCTTTCCAAGCTCCTGCCCATGTTTGCTTCCCATTAGGGTCAACATATCTAATTGGGTTCTGATACGTATAAATATAAGGATTCAGGTTACCCCAGAAATAAACACCTCCATTATGTTGCCCATCTCCATAGAACTCTGTTTCCATTACAGGATTATAAACAGCTAGTGGGTCTACGCCATACCAAATACTTAATCTCGGGTTATAGTATCTCGCTCCGTAATAATACAAACCAGTATCTTCATCTAACTCTTTCGCATTAAACTTAAACGGGTTATCATAAGAGCCATCCATCTGCTCCATCATCGTTTCTCCAAATGGTAAATTTAGGAAAAATTGTGTTGCCTGTGACTTAGAGTTAGTCATAAATGTTGCTTGTCCCAAATGGTTCTCCATGAGAAAGTATATCTTTCGTATTTAATATATTCCTTCAAACCCAAAAAGATAATATTTCACAAAAAAAATAACTCTCACCGATTGGCAAGAGTTATTTTTTTATTCTTTTTGAAGATTATAAAGATCTCCTCCTTCTTTTGTACACTGAATAAAGATTTTCTTAGGTATACTATCTCTTAAACTGATCTTAGTAGTTTGATTACAAAAATCATTGTCATATTTAAAAATCAATTCTCTATTATTTTCTATTCCAGAAGGAACAGCCCAATAATCTCCAACAAAATAATAACCTATAAAATAATTTTTATTATTATAAATATAAAAGCTACCGTTACCTTTTTTTGTATTCTCAAGATATCCAAAAATATTTTGGGAGTTTACAATTTTAAGGGTGTCATTTTTCGAAGTAATTATATTACCTAAATATTTTATGTTTATTTCGTTAATTTCTTTGCCTTTTATACTGAAAAAATATTCTTGTCCGACTTTGTTTTCACTTAAGACAAGTTGTCTACATTTTTCATAAAAACCCTCGCTTTTGTGCTTTTTATTGTCTTCAGAATTAGGACTACAGTTGAAAACTAATAATAAAATTAAAGCAATTATATACTGTTTCATTATTTATAATTTTTTGGGGTTGGTTTTTTAGAATTTTGATACATTTTTTGAACATCTGCCTGATAACCTTTAGTACCTGCTGTACTATTATATGATCCTGCGGCATTGAACCATCCTTTAAAATTATAAGTAGACTTTCCTGTTTTGGGATCATAAGTAATTCCGCCTTTAAAACCTTTAGTTCCTAAAATCCTTGTACCTGCATATAAAGAAGTACTTACATCTGCTCCTTCTCCTTGCTTTAAACCGTAATTAGATTTCATTTCTCCTCCATTCCAATCGGCTTTTACATTCGTTTGCATAATATCTGTAACTCCTGTCGTTCCTGCATTAGATTCTTGAATTGTCATTGCTTTAACTAAAGTTGGGTCTAAATCAGGAATTCCTTTTATGGCAACTTGAGGAATTGGGTTTCCTCCTTCTGTGACTAAGTTTAATTTGCCTGAATTTTTTGCTTGATTAAAATAGCCAGTTCTTGCAGCAATTTGATAATCATTTTTTTGATATGCTGATCCCGACACATCTTCTCCTCCCTTACTTTGTATAATATTAGGCATAGCAACCTGTTTCCACCCTGCTGTACTTCGAGAAGGATTACTACTTGCATTGGTAGTCGCCTGTATGTAGGTTTTAAATTGAGTATCACTTTTTATGCGATGAACCTCCACACCACGATTATTAATATATACAATGTCATTTGGTGCCTGCCCATCAGGATCTGTATATCTTACAGGATTATCAAATGTATAGTTATATGGTGACCAACTTGGCATATCCTCTGCCAGCGGATCTACACCATACCAAATACTCAACCTAGGATTATTATATCTTGCTCCGTAATAATACAATCCTGTATCATCATCCAATTCTTTTGCATTGAACTTAAAAGGATTATCATAAGAACCATCCATCTGCTCCATCATCGTTTCTCCGAAAGGTAAATTTAGGAAAAATTGTGTTGCCTGAGACTGAGAATTGGTAACAAATGTTGCTGTCCCCAAATGATCACCATGCAGATAGTATAAGTCAGGACTCCAGGTTCTTTCTCTGAGCTCCAAAGAGAGACCTTTACCTACACCAGATTTCTCAGGATACTTCTCAAAATCAGATTGTACGTCTGCAGATTTAGTAATTGGTTTATCTTCCGCAGTTCTGTTGGTATATAAAACTGCAAGGGTCTTCAAATCTTACCACACCATTCATAAGTCTGCTTGCAAATCTTTTCGAGCCTCCTAAATATCAAACTACCACACGAAAGGATTCGTGCGGTAGCGAGGTGAAAAGATTCGTGCGGTAGCAAGGGGGTTTTCAGATGTTCTATTGGTGTATAATATTGTAGGATCTCTGTACAGTCCATAAGTCTGCTCGCAAACTTTTTGGATTATTCAAAAGTTTTTTGGTAAATTAAAAACTACCACACGGATTCGTGCGGTAGCGTGGGGTCATGGTTTTAAATTTTCAATTTGAACGATAAATTTTCTATATTCTACCAACTTATTTCCCATAAAGGAGCTTCAAAGAAATAATCTGGCATTTCAACTTTACTTGTAAACTTCATATTTTCGCTCTTCATAATATTAAATTCTTTTTAAGATCTGCCATTGTCATTGATAAGATATCTTTTCTCTCTTTTTTTGGAAAAATTACTTTATACACTTTTCCATTAATATATTCAAATTTTAAAAAATCATAATTACAATCTGGATCATTTTTTTTAAAACTAATAGCATACATTGGTAACAAATCATCTTTTAAAAGAAAAATAGTTGTCGGTTTAATATTTTTGGTCAAATATACATTATCGCCTCCCGAATATTTAAAACAGTATTTTACATTTTCTACTTTATCAAATATAATGAATGTACTGTAATCATATTGCTTTACTACAAATTTATTACTTTCATGAATTGATGACATAGGTGTTAATGAACTATATTTTTTCCCTTTAACAATCTCTGGCATAAAATTTTGAATATCAATAATGTTATTTTTGACATTCTCCTTTTGTGATTTATTACAACCTGACAAAGCAACTAATGCTAGCATTATGTATAAATAAATTCTATTTTTTAATAACACTTGTTCCATTTTGAATAATTTTTTTGTTTTCCATAAAATCAGTTCTTTGAAACCCACCATTACTACGAACTTTCATATTATATAGTCTATTTTGAAATACAGTTTTTCCTTTTGAATTTAGATTAAACTGCATAAAACCAGAATAGTTTTTCCCGTTCTCTTTCACAAGGTTAGTGTCGAAATAAAATGTTTCTGCTACAATGTTTTCTCCATTTTTAATTGGAAGATTGGATCCTGACGTGGCTCCATTGAAAAACATTTTTCTATCACCTGCAAGAAACACATCTGTATATGTATCAATTTGAGATTGAGATACATTATCTGAAAGATATTGCATACTCATATTACAACCGGTGAAAAGAATATTGGCATCATCTGATAAATGTTGAGAAAGATAGTTTAAACCTTTACTTTTATGTGCATCAAAAACATATTCTTGTGTAGCACTTCCTGGATTCAATTTTGCTGCACCCCAAGTTCCATGAGACTTAATTACCAAATTCTCAAAATTAGGAACATTTTTTCCATAATGTGAATTTAAAACACCAGACACTTCATCAATATTATTAACGCCAATATAATCCCAATTTTTAGCTCCTTTATTCATGTATGAAGTAGATAATGGATTTTTGTCCAAAACATAAACAAGTAAATTTCTAGAGCCTGTCAATTTACGCGGCCCTGGTCCACCTGGATCTTCCGGTGCCATCCCGCTTGGGTCTATATATCTTATAGGATTATCAAATGTATAAGCATAGGGCGACCAGCTTGGCATCTTATCTTTCAGCGGATCCACACCATACCAGATACTCAACCTCGGATTATAATATCTTGCACCATAATAATAAAGTCCGGTATCTTCATCTAATTCTTTTGCATTAAACTTAAACGGGTTGTCATAAGAACCATCCATCTGCTCAATCATTGTTTCTCCAAAAGGTAAATTTAGGAAAAATTGTGTTGCTTCTGATTGAGAATTGGTCACAAATGTTGCAGTTCCTAAATGATCTCCATGTAGATAGTATAAGTCAGGGCTCCAGGTTCTTTCTCTGAGCTCCAAAGAAAGACCTTTACCGACACCAGATTTTTCAAGATACTTCTCAAAATCAGATTGTACGTCTGCAGGGTTAGTAGATGGTTTATCTTCCGCTGTTCTGTTGGTGTACAATACAGCAGGATCTTTAAACCTGTCAGCACCATCCATGAGTCTGCTCGCAAACCTTTTGGATCCTTCAAAATAATGTTTCGTGTATTGACCTGTTGAGCTTACCGTAACATAAGGATTCGGATATAGTTTGTATTCAAATAACCTTAATTCATTAATTTCAACCGGTACTCCATTCTGATAGAGTTGCGTAGGGATTTCGAGTCCATATTTTATGACTCTTTCTCCCTGATCATCATATGTATAGTATTGATAAGTTCCCGTATTATCATTGTAAAAAGCTTTTAAATGGTCTTGTTCATCCCAAAACATTTTCTTGGTGCCGTTACTGTCACTATGATTTACAGCATTTCCGTTAAAATCATAGTCAAAATATTCTGCGTTACCAGATGATTGGTCTACAACTCTTTCCACTTTATGGGTATTCTGAACATAGTCATATCTATTTTTATAAGTGTTTTCATGTACAACATTCTGATCTCTTTCATGATGCTGGTGTTTCTGTGTAATTCCTCCAACATTATTATACTCCATTACAAGATTATAAGTAGATGGCGTAAAAGAGGTTATAGGGATCTGACCTTCTTTCTCACGAATGATTACCTGCCCTGTTTCTGTACCAATCAACCTGTTGAGTGTATCGTAATTCAGATTAAACTGAAATGCCCCGCCCATACCGTTTGCCAACGGATCTGCCTGATTCTGAATCATACTGATGTTTGAAAACTGATCATATTTATACGTATTATACAACATCCTATGATTGGTATTGTTCATTAGGTAATACCTATCTAACTTTCTGTTTTGTGCATTATAAACATATTGTTGTTTAGTACCATTTCCATACTCGATTTTTAAACGCTGTTCATAGTAATCGTAATTAATGTTATCAATCAACGTCTCACCATTATTATTATCCACTGATTTAAGGTTTCCTCCTAAATCATAATGATAAGAGACAAGTTCTTCATCCGGATATTTGATTTTAGTCAAACGGTTCCAGCTGTCATAGTTGAAGTAAGTCTTGAAGTACATTTCAGGAATATGGGCTCCGCGTATAATTCTCAGCTCAGATATCACTTCTCCCATTCTTCCGTATTTATATACTGTATCACCAGAACCGTCGGCTTTTGTAATGATTTTACCTGCATTATTTCCTGCAGTTGAAAGGCCATATTGGTACTGTACGTTGTTTGGATTGGGATCTCCTGAAGGAAGATCCGGCAAGAATATTCCTAAAAGTCTGTTATAATCATATTTATACTCAATATAGTGCGTGTTGATACTGGAATCATTCAGTAAATTATCCGTAGTTAATCTTCTAAGATTTCCTGCTTGGTCATATTCATAACTCGTCATTCCTTTATCCGGATGTCTCTGTAGGATGCGTCGTCCTGCAAGGTTGTAAGAATAACTCGTAGTCATTCCTTCCGGATCTGTTACCTCCATTAATTCACCAATGGTATTATAATTAAATATTGTAGAAAGTGCCTGTGAATATAGATAATCGTCTTTTTGAACTATTTTGCCTTCAGCATTAGCATAAGATTCCGATTTCTGATTCAAGAACTCTTCAGTCGTTTTGAACAAGTTATTTGTGATGGCGTATTGGGTCACTTTTGTATTTCCGTCTTCATTAGTTGCAGAAACAACCCTACCTTGATTGTCATACGATTGAGAGGTACTAGGTCCATTTGCACCATTGAGGTTTAAATTTGCATTCCCTAAATTCTCATATTTAGGATGATATTGCTGTATTGTTCTTCCTAAAATATCAAAAACTGTACGTCCTGATACGGATCGTCTTTCAGTACCACTCAGTTCTACATCTTTTTTCACCTGCACTATTCTTCCCAAAAAATCAGCATATGTATCGGTCATAATCGTATTATTGATACTTGCATATTCCGGATCATAGTTTGAGGTTGATGCACGGTATATTTTTATTGCATTATTATTATTAACAATACCTGCATGATCCGTCCAATATTTATATTTTACGGTAGGGACTGTAGAGTTGCTCGCAATTTCATTAGGTCCCATAATCGATGAGGGTCTTCCGAAACCGTCG comes from Chryseobacterium sp. 3008163 and encodes:
- a CDS encoding RHS repeat-associated core domain-containing protein, translating into MKGIDKVNKSGSNNTTEGLSFGMGSGGNSVTTLAGIGSVETQTFSDLNGDGYPDIVYPNSVQFTNSTGSLNSMQVLNSGDFPTSSNSYQKMNSLGFSYNAFSVTGRIGAQGGSGTTTHADTGLPWSGGASISAGVNSYYDSYDLGKTFWMDINGDGLPDRIKDGGTTYMKYALNMGRSLGGYSSYENLITYRSRPKGSFSLGIGGSLGGLANLSALSSFGFGISASVGASASTGTAETVYEDVNGDGLIDILEINNSNNSTTVRYNLGNKFDNAMPLLKSSGAVDFTDETRSFNGSFSFGGNYMLNIGPITLIPPFIALILWIKAGAGATANIGLNVSETRKAFKDMNGDGFADLVVDNNDGFTVNYSQIGRTNKLKAITNTISKGRYNLDYQFARSNYDNPHAKLVVNKITVTEPDVFSPNYTTDQGNKMETLYSFSNRKYDRREREDFGFGVVKTSEMNGGSAERVSEDYYYNNSYLMNGLPDKNIVMNGSGGLISETNYTYKLQRFINNTTQIDLNSNLGTDYDTGGKEGRKMAIALLSEKTNTVYESGGDITTTEQFSYTPQGLMSNYQYTSPSTSYNTNITYQSLFNNMIGVPVVVEVYDGNTQSTLLRQRKSENINPYNGDVGRIIVYDGTDNIATDMEYNVSGNIKKVTYPPNHNNDRYWIEYEYDDTVTGKYVTQVKDIHNIKSTSTYNPLFDVVTRKVDTGGNAMVFYYDGFGRPSSIMGPNEIASNSTVPTVKYKYWTDHAGIVNNNNAIKIYRASTSNYDPEYASINNTIMTDTYADFLGRIVQVKKDVELSGTERRSVSGRTVFDILGRTIQQYHPKYENLGNANLNLNGANGPSTSQSYDNQGRVVSATNEDGNTKVTQYAITNNLFKTTEEFLNQKSESYANAEGKIVQKDDYLYSQALSTIFNYNTIGELMEVTDPEGMTTSYSYNLAGRRILQRHPDKGMTSYEYDQAGNLRRLTTDNLLNDSSINTHYIEYKYDYNRLLGIFLPDLPSGDPNPNNVQYQYGLSTAGNNAGKIITKADGSGDTVYKYGRMGEVISELRIIRGAHIPEMYFKTYFNYDSWNRLTKIKYPDEELVSYHYDLGGNLKSVDNNNGETLIDNINYDYYEQRLKIEYGNGTKQQYVYNAQNRKLDRYYLMNNTNHRMLYNTYKYDQFSNISMIQNQADPLANGMGGAFQFNLNYDTLNRLIGTETGQVIIREKEGQIPITSFTPSTYNLVMEYNNVGGITQKHQHHERDQNVVHENTYKNRYDYVQNTHKVERVVDQSSGNAEYFDYDFNGNAVNHSDSNGTKKMFWDEQDHLKAFYNDNTGTYQYYTYDDQGERVIKYGLEIPTQLYQNGVPVEINELRLFEYKLYPNPYVTVSSTGQYTKHYFEGSKRFASRLMDGADRFKDPAVLYTNRTAEDKPSTNPADVQSDFEKYLEKSGVGKGLSLELRERTWSPDLYYLHGDHLGTATFVTNSQSEATQFFLNLPFGETMIEQMDGSYDNPFKFNAKELDEDTGLYYYGARYYNPRLSIWYGVDPLKDKMPSWSPYAYTFDNPIRYIDPSGMAPEDPGGPGPRKLTGSRNLLVYVLDKNPLSTSYMNKGAKNWDYIGVNNIDEVSGVLNSHYGKNVPNFENLVIKSHGTWGAAKLNPGSATQEYVFDAHKSKGLNYLSQHLSDDANILFTGCNMSMQYLSDNVSQSQIDTYTDVFLAGDRKMFFNGATSGSNLPIKNGENIVAETFYFDTNLVKENGKNYSGFMQFNLNSKGKTVFQNRLYNMKVRSNGGFQRTDFMENKKIIQNGTSVIKK